A DNA window from Trueperaceae bacterium contains the following coding sequences:
- a CDS encoding HU family DNA-binding protein produces the protein MNKSDLIDHVASQAGLSKKQAGAAVNAVFDGIQAQLAKGGSVSITGFGTFDVRSRKARTGVKPGTGERIKIPASKAPGFKAGKTLKDAVKGS, from the coding sequence ATGAACAAGTCAGACCTGATCGACCACGTCGCCAGCCAGGCCGGCCTCAGCAAGAAGCAGGCCGGAGCCGCCGTCAACGCCGTCTTCGACGGCATCCAGGCGCAGCTAGCCAAGGGCGGGAGCGTGAGCATCACGGGCTTCGGCACGTTCGACGTCCGCAGCCGCAAGGCCCGCACCGGCGTCAAGCCGGGCACCGGCGAGCGCATCAAGATCCCGGCCAGCAAGGCGCCCGGCTTCAAGGCCGGCAAGACCTTGAAGGACGCGGTCAAGGGCTCCTGA